The DNA region TGCTTCCCCAAGAGCGCCATATACATCCTACAAGGATTATGTTATAATCCTCTCCTACATGACCAAACACTGTGCCTCCCCAGGAATGAGACATAGATTATCTATAAGTTGTGATATAAATATGCTAATATTCTGACCCCTTGCCCTGGAGCTATGCACATTCTAGAGCTCGTCAGAATTACTCAGCCTAGATTAAAACCAAAATCAGTGGATATtactctaggggaaaaaaaaccaaagtctcAGAAACTCTAAGTGATGAACAATagaatatggatttatttgcattaaaATAATATCCTCAAAGCTTTTACCAGTCCCTAAAAGATAGAGACAATGTTGAAGACAGTTGTCCTGAAATAAGTCATAGGTCCCCATCCCCAAATACATATTTAGTTGTGTGCTCTTTTGGGCATGAGCACAGTTTCATACTATGGTAATCTCATAGCACCCTCAAGTGGAATAAACTGacaaaatttcttttcttgtaaagAAGTGTTGCTCTGGCAATAGGAAAAAGAGTTGAGAACCCTTTCAAACAAGGACTACTGGAATGAACCTGTACCAACCTTTAACAGATGGCATGTAGTTGAGATTACTCCACTAGCGATGGAAAGAAGTGTTTGAGGCTAATAATAAACAAAGGAATAGGGTAATTATTCTCCACTCTCCCTTAAGTCACTCCAGGGTGGCTTTGAGTTGAGTGCTGAATAGTCCACAGCTATGAACAGTCCTCCCAACTGTTGGACCCGATGTTGGGAGAAATACAAGCTGAGACTAAGACTTCTGGTGGTCACTCCATACCGAGCACGGTACTTCCCCCAAGGGTGTCCTATATATCATACAAGGATTATGTTTTAAAGGCTACAGAGAATCCTTCATACGGCCAAGCACTGCACATCTCCAAGAGTGCCATACGCCGTGCCTCCCCACGAGTGTTACATATATCACCTGCAAGTTATGATATGAATATGCTAATATTTGACATTAGCATATGATGAAACAGGGAAGCAGAATAAGATGCacatatgtatctgtatgtatgtatatattcatatatactatataaaatgAAGAACTGCCTCACATGATACACAAAATGACAGATTAAAAGGATTGAGAAACCTGTATCATATCTGCAAGCTCTCGACCCAGGAAAGCTAGTCTGGGCCCACAGGCCTGACCTGAGAACGAGCAGTTGACTATTTTAAGTCTACTCTGAGGAGAAGGTGAAATTAGATGCCCCAGTTCAAGCACTGGAGCGAGGGGAAAGCTCCTctgccttgtttctttttcaagctcTTGGTGGGTTGGATGGCACTATCATAGGAGCATACAGGACAGTTTCACAGccctaaaataaaaaagttctgGTCTatctattcctccttccctccccagaaGTCTTGATagtcaaagaattttttttactgTCTCTGTAGTTTTTTCTTCTCAATATTATCGTTAGTTGGGACAATTCAGTATGCAGCTTTGCAAGTGTGATTCTTTCCTTCATTAATATGTGGTTAGGTTTCCTCTGGCTATTTTCATGGGTTGGTGACTAATTTCTCCTTAACACTGAACAGTACATATCCTGTTGTCTGAGGATACCATAGTTTATCCATCCAGCCATGGAAAAGcatcttagtttctaatttttgACTCATGTGATTCAAAGTGCTAAATATTCATGTGAGGGGTCTTATGTGTACATTTTCAGCAATCAAGGTAAGCAGAATGAATGTAAGCACTGGGTaacactgttttggtttttgtgaaaGCACTACACTTCCCTCAAGTGGCTGCACCATTTAGCACTCAAACCAACAAGTGAAGAATTCTGTTGCTTCATATAATCACCATTGGTCTTGCCAATGTTCTGGGATCTGGTCTAAGAAGCTTGCACTGCTATctaattgttttaatttgcattaccATGATGCAATGTAATACATGTCTTCATATGTACATTTGCCATCTGTATATCTTCTTGGTGGTAGACACACCAAAGGTCTGTTAATGTTTGGTTaacttaaaatatcattttaatggTTTTCTTATCATTGTTTCAAAAGTTCTTTGTATATGCTTTTTGTAAATACTTTCTGCAGGATTGTGCATTAATCTTTTTATCCTCTTAATGGAATCTTTTGTAGGttagaaatttttaattttttcaattttttagatttttttttatgtgtacgaatgtttgtgtgtatatacgtgcCCTGGATGTGTGTCTGGTGACCTTAGAAGTGAggaagggcattggatcccctagaactggagttacagatgactgtgagccaccatgtgagtgctgagaacagcACTGGGTTCTCTGcgagagcagtacatgctcttaactgctgaggcatctctccagccccagagaagtTTAATTTCAATAAGGTCTAGCTTGTCAGTCGTGCCTTTGTGTGGTGTTTTCTCTTGTGTTCTCTTCTTGGACTTCCACAGTATTGTGAACCGTGACCCAGTTTAATTTATTTGGAAATGGTATCTCTCTCTatagaaactatttttaaggCATGCACATGTTGTTGAAAAGATCATCTTTATCCATGGATTATCTCCACTATTGCCGAAGATGAGTAGatgttatttatatagtatttctGAGCTTGTTAGTCAGTGACATTGAAATGTCTATTGTTAACTgactcttttaaagatttatttatttatttattacatatacagtctTCTGTCTGCAGtatgtatgccagaagagggcattagatcacattatacatggtgggtgctgggaattaaactcagggcctctggaagagcagtcagtgctcttaacccctgagccatctctccagccctagaacactgtcttgattattatatttttatagtaaatatgAAGTTCTCCAAGTGTCCTCCTCActtgaaaatatactttttattagtttctccaacacaaacaaaatactgGTTTGGAACTAAAGAATtcgttttctttgttttgaggtaagtctttctgtgtagtccaggctaggcGGAAGCCAGCATTCCTGCTGCCTTAACTTCAAGTTCTGGGATCTTAGGTATACACcaaccaccatgtctggcttgaaACTAAGAGTTGATTAGTACAATTAGCAggctctgtcttttcttctgccatttgaaaaatgaagaaagtagTATGGAAAGATTAATAAATGCTTGAGTCAAAATATTAACTTTAGAATTGCACTAAGTGTGTACGTAGTTGCAAGCATTTTACTATTCTATGCAATTCAGAGAGCTAGCTGAAACCAAGTTCTTTcagaacatgaagaaaaaaaaaaacatgttatatATCAGTTTGACTGTATTAAGGGATGCCCAAGTCATTGACTAAATATTATTTCTGGGCATGTCTATGAGAATATTTTCAGGTAAAAATGCTGACTCAGTAAAGGACTCAGTAAAGGAGACTAGCTTCCCTAGTCTCCTGTAGGTTGGTGTCGGTATCATAAGACAATTGGATATTTATTATTCAGCATTAAGAAATTAGTCACCAATGTTgaagataatttatatttggGGGGTGCTTTCTTAATCACCCACTCTACCTCCCAAATAAATGAGGCAGAGACTTAtaagatttattaataagctttaagcaTCACAACTcagcagatatttatttatactaaTCGTGTTTGCTAATTTTGGTATTTCCCAGCCATGTGGCCTGATTTACTTGTCATGCTGGTCCTGTCTAGGCTGTTTCTGCTCCTCCAGGCAATTTCCTCTTCctatctcttcttccttcttctctctcctccttctcttcccacccTCAACCTCGTTGTCCCTACCTAAGAACCCAAGACCTGAACATAAGTTTCTCCTCCTACTCTCTCACCCAACCATAGGCTGTCCAGTTTTTTTTCTAAGcaatcagagataactggggaCACAGTTTGCATAACATTGATCAATGTACATGGCAATGCCCCCCTcgggactgcaaccagatctagGGGCCCAAAATTCATCATTTGTATACACAGAGCagcagaccaacccccaacatacGAACccatgaaaagaaacagagaaaatttAAGCATACATTAGAAAGTGAAAGAAACGATTCGCAAAAGCTACATACTAAATTATCCCAATTAATGATaacctcaaaaaggaaaaacataaagaTAGTAAAAAGTTCTTTGGTTGTCAGGACTTCAGGGTAGAGAGGGAGGAATCGAAAGTCCAGGCAATCAAACTGTTCCGGTGACTCGTATGATgtgtaaaatatgtatttgtctATATTATAGCATGTGAATTCTTTGGTAAACCATGTAGTATCTGTGATATTTATTCTATGTCAGTATAGGTTCATTAATTGCAACCAATTTCCCATTCTGTTGGAGAGTTTTGATAATGAGGAAGTCGATGAGTATGAAACACTAGGGAGAGGTCTGTATCTTCTGCTCACATTTGCTATGAACCTAAAATTGCTCTAAGATGAAAAtctactcttttatttttgattgttttaatgaaaaacatCTTGCAAGCTATGTTGGTAAGTATttgcttgaaaaatattttaactcatcTCTAAGCAGTTGAATacatgttttcttcctctttggcctcAGTGTGTCTCTGGTGCTCCCTGTGTCTTATCTGTATGGAGTCTGACAGCACTGGCCATCTGCTGCCATGAGCCAGGGCTAtagtttgcttcctgtttctcacaGATAGTGTccactctgtttttgttttcacctcCCCAGATCctgtctgtcttttgttttcccttctccaGTGTCTAATGTTACCTACTAAGTACATGGGCAGAGTAGGGATATTATTAGCAAATATGTCACCAATGTTAGTAAACATGCCACCAGGTTCCTAAGTGGTGTTCCCTGTGACCTCACATCTCTGAGAGCTTCTCCTCTGGTGATCTTCCAGGTGATGGCATTCATTAGCTCTATGTTCAGACGACAactgtgtaggcataaggttactgtgtggtttaaattctgatttctgtctcaaagTTGTGCAAACACTGTTCCCCAGATgttccctggtatgccaatagagcagcttacagccagtcgcagagcaggggagagaatagagctGGGCTTCCAGccaggcggggcgggggggggggggggggattagaAGAAGAAGTAAGGGGTTGAGCTGGGGATTGAGCCATGGGTAAGAGGTCCAAGAAAGGTCAGGAGGAAGGAGCCCAGGAAAGCTATAAAGTGCAAGTATAGCTGGGATGTTTACTgggaataagacaaaaataacataTAGGGTTACGAATAGACTTTTAacctgctcaagattgtgttggaaagcatatttttaaacaaatataaagtctCACCTATTTGTGCGATAGCTGGgataagaaataagctaagagaaccAAACATCgtttcataaaaataacacagCTGATTACAAACGTCCTATTACTAAGGCCATCATGAGAAACTAACAGTGTTGCTATAGATAAACAGGAACAGTGATACATAAACAAAGGAATGATAGTGCACATGTCAGCCTGTCTGGTCAGCTAAAACTCATTAACATTCTTGTTACAGAGTCAGCATCACTTCTCTAAGGCTGAGAGTGTAACTCCGCTGGCAGGGTGCTTGCTAGCATGCTcaaagtcttaattttgataCTCAGCACCGCATGAActgtgcatggtggctcacgcctgaaATCCCTACACCcaggagctggaagcaggaggatttaaGTTCAGAGAGTCACTCAGCTCATGACtagactgggctacatgagactgattcaagaaaccaaaacaaatatgtaaacaAGTAACGTCTACTTTTGGCGGGGGAACATAAAaaagaatctgaaaataaaaaccagagagagCTAGAGTATTATTTGGTGTCTGTCTTCCCTAACACATGCCTTCCTTCACCTCAGATGGGAATGAGGCCTTGTTGACAGTTTGCAGTGGGATCAAGaaccagaatgtgtgtgtgtgtgtgtgtgtgtgtgtgtgtgtgtgtgtgttatgttgttATGAAGTAAAAAAACTACTTTTACATCCTTCAGAAATGGTAACACAGAAGCTGTACATGTTATTTTGGGATACTTTGGAGATaaagaaaactatattaaaatacatttctgttaCTGCTCCATGTGGCTACCTTACTTTACCTTAATTTCTATATTCTTTGCTAAATAATGAATGTaatctttttctgtttccccctccttccctctttccctctctttgttTGCACAGAGGATGGCGAGGGTCTCTTCTGGCTAACCTATAGCCCTTATGAAGTCATGTGCTTATCTATTTTGTATGTCTGTTAATAAAAATACCCCTCCCTGTTTAATATCATGTTGTGGTCTCCAGAACACATCTTATCTTTTCAAACTTAAGCTTTTTAATTATATTGTCCAGTGTTTAGACTGCACTTACTTATCTCCTTCTCTTCTAAGTACCCCGGCAGCTCTTTTACACTCTGTATCAGAAGAGGGATCTTCATAGACACCTGAGTTAGTGGCCTACATTAACTTACCATAGTGTTACAGCTTTGTGTCTGCCTTCCTGTCTATTCCACTAAGTCGCCCCAAAccagaaatattttcatctttagaaTCTACAGtgttaaagggtgtgtgtgtgtgtgtgtgtgtgtgtgtgtgtgtgtgtgtgtgtgtgtttacttagaAGTGAAACTTGAAATCACAATAAAGGTAGACTTAGAAACAAGACATTGAAAATCTACTTGGGTTGCTCTGCATTCTCAATTTGCTTCACCACTTTCGTCCCATACAACCGCCTCCCACCCTGCCTCACCTCCATAGTTCATTAAATTACTCATATTTCTTAAAAGCTTCTGGgagttgctttttggttttggttttagcgatagggtttcttctctgtgtagtcttggctggcctggactcgatttgcagaccaggctggcctcgcaggatgctgggattacaggcttgtgccaccacacccggttctTGGGAAcagttttaagttttataaaattgtaggctgggttgtagctcagtggtagagcccttggcTGTCACGCTGAAAATCCAAGCACTAGCCCTCTACTCCTTCTTTACTCCTTACATTGAGTGCTCTGCCCTTTTCAAAATGAGGTATTTgtcacaaaagaaaaggcattcaaAACGCCTGTAACTTCctgcctaccaagaagagacttgataccctatgagcatatacagggggaggaagtccccctcagtcacagtcataggggaggggagtaagggagggagggaggaatgggaggatacaagggatgggataaccattgagatgtaatatgaataaattggtaaaatatttttaattaaattttttttttaaaaaacccgcCTGTAACTACAAAAGGCCTGGTCCGCTACGGTGGGTGTGGTTCTCGGGTAAAGAACAAACTTGTCTTTGGTTTCTGGTGTTACACTCAGTGTAAGGCCGACACTAAAGCAGAGGCAACCAACCCTAGCCAGACTTTGAAGAGCCTGAAATTCTTCCCTCGCACTGCACACAACAGGCTTTCCCCACAGACACCACCAGTTACCACAGAACTCCTACAAAGCCCCAACCGGAACAGGGCACGCGTGGCGCCCTTTAAAGCTATCCTGGCTTATGACGACGACGTTAGGCCCCCTGTCTTTCTTCAGCCCATCTGGCACCTTTCCTAGGACAGCCACTTAGAGACAGTTGTGGCACAGAGGAGAGGCATGGACGTCCCAGACCATCCTGAGGGAACTTCCTCCGCGGCCTCTCGGGCACTCGGAGGCGCAGGGTGCATAGATACCCCAGACCCGAGCTCGGGCAGTTCCGACCTAGGAGCCACTTCCCCACGTATACATTAAACGCAAGCGTCCAGACAAACCACACCTCAAGCCCTACTCCACCCTCAGCTCCAGACACGCCGCTTCGCGTTTCCTGCGGCTTTCCGTAGTCCCGCTGGGTCTCGCGAGACCCGGGGCAGCCCGCCGCTGCGAGAACGCTTCCGGGAGGTTACCGTGTCGGGAGCGCTGGCTCGGGGAGCCGGACCCTGGCGGGCTCGCCATGGACCGCGACTTGCTGCGGCAGTCGCTGGGCTGCCACGGCCCGGCGCTGCTGGCGCTGCTGCGGAGCGAGCAGCAGGACAACCCACACTTCCGGAGCCTGCTGGGCACGGCAGCCGAGCCAGCCCGCGGCGCGGCGCCGCCACAGGGAACCGGCAGGTATGGGGGGGCTGTCCCCTGGGCCCGGCCCGGGCACAGGGCGGAGCGGAGAGCGGGAACCCCGCGGGGTGTGTGTGGCCCGGCACTGGGTCCCGGCTTGCTCCTTCTCAACCGCTGGCAAAGCTTTCCCACCTTCCCCGCTCCCGTGTCCCAGTAGGCGACTAAGGGAGAAGGAGATTCAAACTTCTTCCGGAGCTCAGTGGGTCAAGTCACTTGGCCATCAAGCTTCGTGGCCTGAGCTCGGTTTCCGGGACTCGCCTGGTAGGAGAGGATTCCCCTGCGTGGTCCCCCATGAGCCTCAGTTGCACACAGACgccactaaataaatacatattgaaAAGCCAACATAATGAGACTTAAATAAAACTTTCTCCAGAGACACTGCCTGGGTGAAACCTGGGGGAGGTTGGGTGCTGAAAAGCCACTTTGCACGAGTTTGGATGTACAGGAGGTTTGCTCGTGCGACATTTTCACAGTCACTCGTTTTCTCCtttttaaggaaagagaagagagttgACAACATTGAAATACAAAAATTCATCTCTAAAAAGGCGGATCTGCTCTTTGCCCTGTCTTGGAAATCAGATGCGTCTGCGCCCTCTGAAGTGCATGACGACAATGACAGTAAGTTTAGCCTGGAAAGCTTTTCGGGATTGATTGATTGGTTATTAGCAGTATATTATTAAGGAGTGAAGCATCAAACTTGTtctgttggttttaatttttcctcaGATCATTATGCGGTCATGCCACCTTTGGAGCAATTTATGGAGATCCCTAGCCTGGACCGGAGAGAGCTGTTTTTCCGAGACATTGAACGTGGTGACATAGTGATTGGACGGATTAGCTCTATTCGAGAATTTGGTTTTTTTATGGTATTGATCTGTTTAGGAAGTGGCATCATGAGAGACATATCTCACTTAGAAATCACAGTAAGTGACTCCATAGTTATCCCATGCACAATTATGTGCTCACCCAGTTCTGCTTAAATGTGCTGTTGGTATACCTTTGGGGATTAAATATAAGCTGAAGAAAGAAAGTATATAGTTGCTGCTCTTACTAAAAGTGTTAGAGAGCTGGGTATTGGTCGTGCATGCCTTTAGCcgtaggaggcagaggtgggcagatctcctGAGGTATGCCAGCCTTACCTCTGTAATGGAACCTTGTCTCGAAAGAACAAGTACTAGACTGTTACATTTccctcgtttttgtttttttagggttTGGGGGACTCTGGTTGCAGGTCAGTTTCCTTTTTACATCCTAGAGATCTGTTGGTTGATGTGATAATATTCATTGGTATTCGGAATATATATCTTCTAGTTAAATATATGCTTCATAATTGGGCattgtgtgtttgcatatgagTAATTTAGTAAAAATTTCCTATCATATGTTAATAATAAACTATAACATTTTTCCACTGTGATAAGATACTTTGCCTCAATTTGggatattttacttttaaaacagtTGATATTTCCTATCTGTCTCAGCTTATGAAAAGGAAGAATTACAAAACAGGggaatttatatttcatttagcAAATGCACATacctttattttctcatctttgattcttaaaatagaaaacaagctTTATTGTGTTTGAACTGAAAACACTAAATTTAAGTAACCGTTATGTCTGTTAGCAGTTGTTTAAAGTCATCAAAAAGAATGAAACTGTGCCATCTGTGGCAAAATGGATGGGAGTAAAAGACCCCATCTTTAATGAAAGTAGCCAAACACAGAAAGGCAATTACCACATGTTCACATTATGTATAAAAGCCAAAAAATTGATTCTAAAAAAGAGAGTAGAGTAGTGGTAACCAAGTCAGGAGGCGGTAGGAGACTAGAAGGAAGGTAGACAACTGACATCAGAATCCAGTTAGAATGAAAGTGTTCTGCAGCATAGTAGTGTGACTGAAGTTTATACCAGAAAAGAATTGGAAACTCCAAATGCAAAGAAAAGTTGTATTTCTGTTACTAACTGCCAATAGAGTAATTGCACATTGTATGTGTATATTGAATTACCACTCTGTAAATGTTGTATAATTGTAacctataaatatgtatttttatgggTTGATTAAAAAGTTTTAGACtttatacttgttaatgttcATATGAAATATTACCCATGAGTAACTAAGGTAAAAAGGGGTACCGTTCTTGCCAAAAAGTGAAATGTGTGCTGTTCTCAAATACTTTTCATTGCAGGCTCTTTGTCCCTTAAGAGATGTGCCTTCTCACAGTAACCATGGAGACCCTTTGTCATACTACCAAACTGGTGACATAATTCGAGGTGATCAGTTTCAACATactaattaaaaatttcaaattaatgtTGAAAGTACAGTTTAATGCAAGTGGTGTTTGCagagcttatttttgttttcacttttattgtgtttgattcttttttcttctttaaagctgGAATCAAGGATATTGACAGATACCATGAAAAGCTTGCAGTCTCTCTATATAGCTCATCTCTTCCACCACACCTGTCTGGCATCAAACTAGGTGTGATTACTTCTGAAGAGCTTCCTTTGTACTACAggtatttatcttttatttacttcTAACAAAATAGaactataatttttatattgtaaAATGGATATTCATTTTTATAACCTTTACATCACTTTAGGCTTGATAGGAGGAACTATATCATAATAGTGCAAGACTTTAGTGCACAAAAATGGTATTAGTATTTAAACCTCCTAAAGTAATGTCTTCAGTAGAAATGGGGTATGCTGATTATtgtacttgtgtgtttgtgtttctgattgtttttgtttgtttgtttgtttgcttgtttttacaaAGGAGGAGTGTTGAACTAAACAGTAATTCTTTGGAGTCCTATGAAAATATCATGCAGAGTTCTCTGGGATTTGTTAATCCAGGAGTAGTTGAATTCCTTCTAGAGAAACTAGGAATAGATGAATCTCATCCACCATCTTTAATGAGAGGCCTACAAAGGTAAAAGTAGCTCTGCATTTTCACAGATGGTGAGGGGAGTGGATTGGCTCAGAAGATGTGTAGCTGAAGGACATGACTGACCATAGCAACAGGAATGTGCTGAAGGTTGAATGCAGTGAGCAGTCATAGCTCCTGCTCTGAACTCTAAGCAGTGGTAGGGCTACACCATATGGCCAAGTAGAGAAGGGTACAGAAAATGTGTATATGCTTAAGAAAAATACTATTAAGAGTAATACATCTCACTGTTGTAGGACCGTGCTACATAAATGCAGTACAGATTGCCTGCTTAAAATTCACCATTTCAGCTGTATCTACCAAAGACAGAATGaagtatattttttaagtatttacattttttactctcattttctttcatagCAAAAATTTCTCTGAAGATGACTTTGCTTCGGCATTAAGAAAGAAGCAATCAGCATCTTGGGCTTTAAAATGGTATGGAGCTTGTTCTAACAATGGCAGTTATCTAGTATGAAAGTTTTGGTGAGGCACTTATTTCCTTATCATCATTAAGACCAGAATGTgtttacaaatgaacaaaaacttcTTTGACGGTATTTGTATAGGTATTATGTTGTTCTTACAATGGAATCTTAGCAAACAAGCTTTGTTCAGAATTGTTTTCTGCAAAGAATTAGCATCTTGATATCTGAGTTTCATAAATGTTTGCTATGACAACCTATAAGGGCAGGATGCTTTTTAAGGATATTGAGAGTAATTCAAAAACTAAATATTGGTCCAGCTTAAAGGACTTTTAATAATCACCCATACTAACATTTAGATACTTTGTAAAATGTTTGTGATGTTTTACAAATGTGTTTCAGTGTGAAGATTGGGGTCGATTATTTTAAGGTTGGACGACATGTGGATGCTATGAACGAGTACAATAAAGCTCTagaaatagacaaacaaaatgtAGAAGCTCTGGTAGCTCGTGGAGCATTGTAAGTGAGTTGTGGATTTTAAGGAAATGTTTTTAAGAATGCAAAAACTGTGTAAGTAGGTCACAAGATTAAATTTCTCTACTTTTGTAATGTCTCTAGATATGCAACAAAGGGAAGTCTGAACAAAGCAATAGAAGATTTTGAGCTAGCATTAGAAAACTGCCCAACTCACAGGAATGCAAGAAAATATCTCTGCCAAACACTTGTGGAAAGGGGAGGGCAGTAAGTATGGGATTTCATTTGATAGTAAAAGCCTGATGTGCAGCCAGTTCTTGGAACACCCTGAGCTTTTTGTAAAGAAATAGCTTCCTAACATGTAATTTCAGAGCACTCTTTGTTTCAGTTTGGGTGGCAGGGTTTTTAAAATacagtcctccccccccccccccccccccgtgtgtgtgtgtgtgtgtgtgtgtgtgtgtgtgtgtgtatgtgtgaactcAGATTAAATGGTGGAATTGA from Acomys russatus chromosome 15, mAcoRus1.1, whole genome shotgun sequence includes:
- the Ttc14 gene encoding tetratricopeptide repeat protein 14, producing the protein MDRDLLRQSLGCHGPALLALLRSEQQDNPHFRSLLGTAAEPARGAAPPQGTGRKEKRVDNIEIQKFISKKADLLFALSWKSDASAPSEVHDDNDNHYAVMPPLEQFMEIPSLDRRELFFRDIERGDIVIGRISSIREFGFFMVLICLGSGIMRDISHLEITALCPLRDVPSHSNHGDPLSYYQTGDIIRAGIKDIDRYHEKLAVSLYSSSLPPHLSGIKLGVITSEELPLYYRRSVELNSNSLESYENIMQSSLGFVNPGVVEFLLEKLGIDESHPPSLMRGLQSKNFSEDDFASALRKKQSASWALKCVKIGVDYFKVGRHVDAMNEYNKALEIDKQNVEALVARGALYATKGSLNKAIEDFELALENCPTHRNARKYLCQTLVERGGQLEEEEKFLNAESYYKKALALDETFKDAEDALQKLHKYMQKSLELREKQAEKEEKQKTKKIETSAEKLRKLLKEEKRLKKKRRKSSSSSSSVSSADESISSSSSSSSSHKRHKKSKRNRSESSRSSKRQWSRTSSGHTDQNRKDDCYPVPTNTSASFLNQKQEVEKLLEKQDKLQCPNTQVKERERCLLTSSVEVPDDLGGRPDFYNSYKTQAGSSKTEKPCKSERQFSSRKNSSDSFSRNPEDKMKASSYRRFEKDTEGRKEHSRRWEPSSVKYSASPASSDYSWKSLEKHKKYTYSGSRDVSRHEQRCQLNTNEGERAHEKEDSYGEGSKTEAPEVTLNSKEQPESRVKKNLPQNLLNIFNQIAEFEKEKGNKPKK